From Vanessa tameamea isolate UH-Manoa-2023 chromosome 26, ilVanTame1 primary haplotype, whole genome shotgun sequence, one genomic window encodes:
- the LOC113404943 gene encoding chloride channel protein 2 isoform X1, translating to MKLKKQTLVSGDTSEEEIGHSYLGTLMYGRYQRDLSEAAREEARRLRRLRKRRRKDDKLRQKELESTGKHRPRGKFFKVIGYVWRHTFARLGEDWVFLALLGIIMAVLNFAMDKGIAVCNNARMWMYKDLATSTFSQYIAWVSLPVCLILFAAGFVHIVAAQSIGSGIPEMKTILRGVHLKEYLTFRAMISKVIGLTATLGSGLPLGKEGPSVHIASMVATLLSKLVTTFQGIYSNESRTTEMLAAACAVGVASCFAAPVGGVLFSIEVTTTYFAVRNYWRGFFAACCSAIMFRLLSVWSGALPTVKPLFPTNLPQDFPFDPQEFAVFVLLGIVCGLMAAFWVFLHRQYVLFMRNTKVLSSFLQKNRFIYPGFMTLAVMSILFPPGIGKYMAADLGNQEQVLSLFANFTWSDELTAEQAAVVSHWQTPEVDHFGCLVIYFWSIFFLSLVSCTLPVPAGIFVPAFKMGASLGRFTGEVMHYFCPLGVAYGGHIQKILPGGYATVGAAAFTGAVTHTVSTIVICIEMTGQVTHLLPIMAAVLAANATAALLQPSCFDSIILIKKLPYLPDLLSSASRMYDICVEDFMVRDVKYIWNRMTFQQLKDILKENRTIKSFPLVDSPASMVLLGSIHRWELVKVIEQQVGRSRRLQVAALWQREAELRRRDEEKRKTRRPSRFEVTPAPDMLQVPVSGMTRGVSLTSQDQGGLLPAPGQLFRPKSILKKTNSFTLSRGAPSPAPAPGAPLPVYSTVTGAETRIRAAFEAIFKRSTLLPDVESGLTDQLGLPRSPSINKKVQLPRERVCDMSPEDQQAWERLEMAKEVDFDRMLAVARRRDLNLDDIEYEMKNDIEDENLYICHIDPAPFQLVERTSLLKVHSLFSTLGVSRAYVTAIGRLIGVVSLKELRKAIEDVNSGALTPLTRPEPPATPCSPAASPLLIKVPRSEPAPPSDRDTDKLTTH from the exons ATGTATGGTCGCTACCAACGCGACCTAAGTGAAGCAGCCAGAGAAGAAGCAAGAAGACTCAGAAGGCTTCGGAAAAGAAGACGGAAAGATGACAAACTTCGGCAGAAGGAACTCGAATCGACGGGCAAACATCGACCTAGAGGGAAATTCTTCAAAGTAATAG GGTACGTTTGGAGGCACACTTTCGCGAGGCTCGGTGAAGACTGGGTGTTCCTGGCATTGCTGGGCATCATCATGGCTGTTCTCAATTTCGCCATGGACAAGGGCATAGCAGTTTGTAATAATG ctCGCATGTGGATGTACAAAGATTTAGCGACATCAACATTTAGTCAATACATAGCATGGGTTTCGTTACCCGTGTGTCTCATCCTATTCGCAGCTGGTTTTGTCCACATTGTTGCCGCACAGAGTATCG GTTCTGGTATACCAGAGATGAAGACTATATTAAGGGGGGTCCACCTCAAGGAGTACCTCACATTCAGGGCAATGATCTCAAAAGTTATCGGACTCACCGCTACCCTTGGATCTGGTCTACCACTCGGTAAAGAG gGACCATCAGTTCACATAGCATCGATGGTGGCTACGTTATTGTCAAAACTGGTGACCACCTTCCAAGGTATCTACAGCAACGAGTCCCGTACCACCGAAATGTTGGCAGCAGCCTGCGCTGTCGGAGTGGCTTCTTGTTTCGCGGCGCCTGTTGGGG GAGTTCTATTCTCGATTGAGGTAACGACGACATACTTCGCTGTCAGAAACTACTGGCGTGGATTCTTCGCGGCGTGCTGCAGCGCGATC ATGTTCCGGCTGCTGTCGGTGTGGTCGGGCGCGCTGCCCACCGTGAAGCCGCTGTTCCCCACCAACCTGCCGCAGGACTTCCCCTTCGACCCGCAGGAGTTCGCCGTCTTCGTGCTGCTCGG CATCGTATGCGGGCTGATGGCCGCCTTTTGGGTGTTCCTGCATCGCCAGTATGTGCTCTTCATGAGGAACACCAAGGTCCTCAGCAGCTTCCTGCAGAAGAA CCGTTTCATCTACCCCGGCTTCATGACATTGGCTGTGATGTCCATCCTCTTCCCGCCTGGTATTGGCAAATACATGGCAGCTGATCTCGGCAATCAGGAACAG GTGCTGTCGCTGTTCGCCAACTTCACGTGGTCGGACGAGCTGACGGCGGAGCAGGCGGCCGTGGTGTCCCACTGGCAGACCCCCGAGGTGGACCACTTCGGCTGCCTCGTCATATACTTCTGGTCTATC TTCTTCCTGAGCCTGGTGTCGTGCACGCTGCCGGTGCCGGCGGGTATCTTCGTGCCGGCCTTCAAGATGGGCGCGTCCCTGGGGCGCTTCACCGGGGAGGTCATGCACTACTTCTGCCCCCTCGGCGTCGCCTACGGGGGACACATACAGAAAATCTTGCCAG GCGGGTACGCCACGGTGGGCGCGGCCGCCTTCACGGGCGCCGTCACGCACACCGTGTCCACCATCGTCATCTGCATCGAGATGACGGGACAG GTGACCCACCTGCTGCCCATAATGGCGGCGGTGCTGGCGGCCAACGCGACCGCCGCTCTGCTGCAGCCCTCGTGCTTCGACAGCATCATCCTAATCAAGAAGCTGCCCTACTTGCCGGATCTCTTGTCGTCCGCCAGCC GTATGTACGATATTTGCGTGGAAGACTTCATGGTGCGTGACGTCAAATACATCTGGAATAGAATGACCTTCCAGCAATTGAAGGATATTTTAAAGGAGAATAGA ACAATCAAGAGCTTTCCACTAGTAGACAGCCCAGCATCGATGGTACTGCTCGGGTCCATTCACCGCTGGGAGCTGGTGAAGGTGATCGAGCAGCAGGTGGGACGCTCCAGGCGTTTGCAAGTCGCGGCTCTATGGCAGAGGGAGGCGGAACTGAGGAGACGAGACGAGGAAAAGCGAAAAACTAGAAGACCATCTAGATTTGAG GTCACACCGGCTCCAGATATGCTCCAGGTTCCCGTGTCGGGAATGACCAGGGGAGTTTCGTTGACTAGTCAAGACCAGGGCGGTCTCCTACCAG CCCCGGGCCAGCTGTTCCGGCCGAAGTCCATCCTGAAGAAGACGAACTCGTTCACGCTGTCCCGCGGCGCGCCCtcccccgcgcccgcgcccggcGCGCCCCTCCCCGTGTACTCCACCGTCACGGGCGCCGAGACCAG AATCCGAGCAGCCTTCGAAGCCATTTTCAAGCGGTCGACTTTGTTACCTGACGTGGAGAGTGGGCTGACGGATCAACTCGGCCTGCCGAGGAGTCCCTCCATCAACAAGAAAGTTCAACTG CCCCGCGAGCGAGTGTGTGACATGTCCCCGGAGGACCAACAGGCGTGGGAGCGGCTCGAGATGGCTAAAGAGGTGGACTTCGACCGAATGCTGGCCGTGGCGCGCCGGCGGGACCTG AACTTGGACGATATTGAATATGAAATGAAGAACGATATTGAAGACGAAAACCTTTATATCTGTCACATCGACCCTGCGCCCTTCCAGCTCGTAGAGAGGACGTCGCTACTTaag GTACATTCGCTGTTCTCAACCCTAGGCGTCAGTCGTGCCTACGTGACTGCTATCGGCCGCCTCATAGGAGTCGTGTCTCTGAAAgaa CTCCGCAAGGCGATCGAGGACGTGAACTCGGGCGCGCTGACGCCCCTCACGCGGCCCGAGCCCCCCGCGACGCCCTGCAGCCCCGCCGCCTCCCCGCTGCTCATCAAGGTGCCGCGCTCCGAGCCCGCGCCCCCCTCCGACCGCGACACCGACAAGCTCACCACGCACTGA
- the LOC113404943 gene encoding chloride channel protein 2 isoform X2 — translation MKDVIKKEETSDDESGLGYQNTLMYGRYQRDLSEAAREEARRLRRLRKRRRKDDKLRQKELESTGKHRPRGKFFKVIGYVWRHTFARLGEDWVFLALLGIIMAVLNFAMDKGIAVCNNARMWMYKDLATSTFSQYIAWVSLPVCLILFAAGFVHIVAAQSIGSGIPEMKTILRGVHLKEYLTFRAMISKVIGLTATLGSGLPLGKEGPSVHIASMVATLLSKLVTTFQGIYSNESRTTEMLAAACAVGVASCFAAPVGGVLFSIEVTTTYFAVRNYWRGFFAACCSAIMFRLLSVWSGALPTVKPLFPTNLPQDFPFDPQEFAVFVLLGIVCGLMAAFWVFLHRQYVLFMRNTKVLSSFLQKNRFIYPGFMTLAVMSILFPPGIGKYMAADLGNQEQVLSLFANFTWSDELTAEQAAVVSHWQTPEVDHFGCLVIYFWSIFFLSLVSCTLPVPAGIFVPAFKMGASLGRFTGEVMHYFCPLGVAYGGHIQKILPGGYATVGAAAFTGAVTHTVSTIVICIEMTGQVTHLLPIMAAVLAANATAALLQPSCFDSIILIKKLPYLPDLLSSASRMYDICVEDFMVRDVKYIWNRMTFQQLKDILKENRTIKSFPLVDSPASMVLLGSIHRWELVKVIEQQVGRSRRLQVAALWQREAELRRRDEEKRKTRRPSRFEVTPAPDMLQVPVSGMTRGVSLTSQDQGGLLPAPGQLFRPKSILKKTNSFTLSRGAPSPAPAPGAPLPVYSTVTGAETRIRAAFEAIFKRSTLLPDVESGLTDQLGLPRSPSINKKVQLPRERVCDMSPEDQQAWERLEMAKEVDFDRMLAVARRRDLNLDDIEYEMKNDIEDENLYICHIDPAPFQLVERTSLLKVHSLFSTLGVSRAYVTAIGRLIGVVSLKELRKAIEDVNSGALTPLTRPEPPATPCSPAASPLLIKVPRSEPAPPSDRDTDKLTTH, via the exons ATGTATGGTCGCTACCAACGCGACCTAAGTGAAGCAGCCAGAGAAGAAGCAAGAAGACTCAGAAGGCTTCGGAAAAGAAGACGGAAAGATGACAAACTTCGGCAGAAGGAACTCGAATCGACGGGCAAACATCGACCTAGAGGGAAATTCTTCAAAGTAATAG GGTACGTTTGGAGGCACACTTTCGCGAGGCTCGGTGAAGACTGGGTGTTCCTGGCATTGCTGGGCATCATCATGGCTGTTCTCAATTTCGCCATGGACAAGGGCATAGCAGTTTGTAATAATG ctCGCATGTGGATGTACAAAGATTTAGCGACATCAACATTTAGTCAATACATAGCATGGGTTTCGTTACCCGTGTGTCTCATCCTATTCGCAGCTGGTTTTGTCCACATTGTTGCCGCACAGAGTATCG GTTCTGGTATACCAGAGATGAAGACTATATTAAGGGGGGTCCACCTCAAGGAGTACCTCACATTCAGGGCAATGATCTCAAAAGTTATCGGACTCACCGCTACCCTTGGATCTGGTCTACCACTCGGTAAAGAG gGACCATCAGTTCACATAGCATCGATGGTGGCTACGTTATTGTCAAAACTGGTGACCACCTTCCAAGGTATCTACAGCAACGAGTCCCGTACCACCGAAATGTTGGCAGCAGCCTGCGCTGTCGGAGTGGCTTCTTGTTTCGCGGCGCCTGTTGGGG GAGTTCTATTCTCGATTGAGGTAACGACGACATACTTCGCTGTCAGAAACTACTGGCGTGGATTCTTCGCGGCGTGCTGCAGCGCGATC ATGTTCCGGCTGCTGTCGGTGTGGTCGGGCGCGCTGCCCACCGTGAAGCCGCTGTTCCCCACCAACCTGCCGCAGGACTTCCCCTTCGACCCGCAGGAGTTCGCCGTCTTCGTGCTGCTCGG CATCGTATGCGGGCTGATGGCCGCCTTTTGGGTGTTCCTGCATCGCCAGTATGTGCTCTTCATGAGGAACACCAAGGTCCTCAGCAGCTTCCTGCAGAAGAA CCGTTTCATCTACCCCGGCTTCATGACATTGGCTGTGATGTCCATCCTCTTCCCGCCTGGTATTGGCAAATACATGGCAGCTGATCTCGGCAATCAGGAACAG GTGCTGTCGCTGTTCGCCAACTTCACGTGGTCGGACGAGCTGACGGCGGAGCAGGCGGCCGTGGTGTCCCACTGGCAGACCCCCGAGGTGGACCACTTCGGCTGCCTCGTCATATACTTCTGGTCTATC TTCTTCCTGAGCCTGGTGTCGTGCACGCTGCCGGTGCCGGCGGGTATCTTCGTGCCGGCCTTCAAGATGGGCGCGTCCCTGGGGCGCTTCACCGGGGAGGTCATGCACTACTTCTGCCCCCTCGGCGTCGCCTACGGGGGACACATACAGAAAATCTTGCCAG GCGGGTACGCCACGGTGGGCGCGGCCGCCTTCACGGGCGCCGTCACGCACACCGTGTCCACCATCGTCATCTGCATCGAGATGACGGGACAG GTGACCCACCTGCTGCCCATAATGGCGGCGGTGCTGGCGGCCAACGCGACCGCCGCTCTGCTGCAGCCCTCGTGCTTCGACAGCATCATCCTAATCAAGAAGCTGCCCTACTTGCCGGATCTCTTGTCGTCCGCCAGCC GTATGTACGATATTTGCGTGGAAGACTTCATGGTGCGTGACGTCAAATACATCTGGAATAGAATGACCTTCCAGCAATTGAAGGATATTTTAAAGGAGAATAGA ACAATCAAGAGCTTTCCACTAGTAGACAGCCCAGCATCGATGGTACTGCTCGGGTCCATTCACCGCTGGGAGCTGGTGAAGGTGATCGAGCAGCAGGTGGGACGCTCCAGGCGTTTGCAAGTCGCGGCTCTATGGCAGAGGGAGGCGGAACTGAGGAGACGAGACGAGGAAAAGCGAAAAACTAGAAGACCATCTAGATTTGAG GTCACACCGGCTCCAGATATGCTCCAGGTTCCCGTGTCGGGAATGACCAGGGGAGTTTCGTTGACTAGTCAAGACCAGGGCGGTCTCCTACCAG CCCCGGGCCAGCTGTTCCGGCCGAAGTCCATCCTGAAGAAGACGAACTCGTTCACGCTGTCCCGCGGCGCGCCCtcccccgcgcccgcgcccggcGCGCCCCTCCCCGTGTACTCCACCGTCACGGGCGCCGAGACCAG AATCCGAGCAGCCTTCGAAGCCATTTTCAAGCGGTCGACTTTGTTACCTGACGTGGAGAGTGGGCTGACGGATCAACTCGGCCTGCCGAGGAGTCCCTCCATCAACAAGAAAGTTCAACTG CCCCGCGAGCGAGTGTGTGACATGTCCCCGGAGGACCAACAGGCGTGGGAGCGGCTCGAGATGGCTAAAGAGGTGGACTTCGACCGAATGCTGGCCGTGGCGCGCCGGCGGGACCTG AACTTGGACGATATTGAATATGAAATGAAGAACGATATTGAAGACGAAAACCTTTATATCTGTCACATCGACCCTGCGCCCTTCCAGCTCGTAGAGAGGACGTCGCTACTTaag GTACATTCGCTGTTCTCAACCCTAGGCGTCAGTCGTGCCTACGTGACTGCTATCGGCCGCCTCATAGGAGTCGTGTCTCTGAAAgaa CTCCGCAAGGCGATCGAGGACGTGAACTCGGGCGCGCTGACGCCCCTCACGCGGCCCGAGCCCCCCGCGACGCCCTGCAGCCCCGCCGCCTCCCCGCTGCTCATCAAGGTGCCGCGCTCCGAGCCCGCGCCCCCCTCCGACCGCGACACCGACAAGCTCACCACGCACTGA